The proteins below are encoded in one region of Deltaproteobacteria bacterium:
- a CDS encoding response regulator, giving the protein MQNSALDGTENETRGRERCKEGVVTSATRGDILIVDDDPDIRDALGECLRYEGYDVHSAADGRDALDRLEFGLRPSVILLDLMMPVLNGFDVLNALRMRPEWRSIPVVVVSANRGYQAEDLAGAVDILRKPVNMDRLIAAVEKAAAA; this is encoded by the coding sequence CTGCAAAATTCTGCACTAGACGGCACGGAAAACGAGACGCGCGGCCGTGAACGATGTAAGGAGGGCGTCGTGACGTCGGCAACCAGAGGCGACATCCTGATCGTCGACGACGATCCCGACATCCGCGACGCGCTTGGGGAGTGTCTGCGCTATGAGGGCTACGACGTCCACTCCGCCGCGGACGGGCGCGACGCGCTCGACCGCCTCGAGTTCGGCCTGCGGCCCTCGGTGATCCTTCTCGATCTGATGATGCCCGTGCTCAACGGCTTCGACGTTCTCAACGCGCTCAGGATGCGGCCTGAGTGGAGATCCATCCCGGTCGTGGTGGTGAGCGCGAATCGCGGGTACCAGGCGGAGGACCTGGCGGGCGCCGTGGACATCCTGCGCAAGCCGGTAAACATGGACAGGCTGATCGCCGCAGTCGAGAAGGCGGCCGCCGCCTGA
- a CDS encoding nucleoside deaminase encodes MAEALAEARRAAAEGEVPIGAVLVVEGQIAGRGRNARERLRDPTGHAEILALQEAARTLGRWRLTGSTMYATLEPCPMCAGALVNARVDRLVYGVADPKAGAVDTLFDIVRDARLNHRVAVTSGVLAEECGAMLREFFRERRK; translated from the coding sequence ATGGCGGAAGCGCTCGCCGAGGCGCGGCGTGCAGCCGCGGAGGGCGAAGTGCCCATCGGCGCGGTGCTCGTGGTCGAGGGACAGATCGCGGGCCGAGGACGCAATGCGCGCGAACGCCTGCGCGACCCCACGGGGCACGCCGAGATCCTCGCCCTGCAGGAGGCCGCACGGACGCTCGGTCGCTGGCGGCTCACCGGATCGACCATGTACGCGACCCTCGAGCCGTGCCCGATGTGCGCCGGCGCCCTCGTCAACGCGCGCGTCGACCGCCTCGTTTACGGCGTCGCGGATCCCAAGGCGGGCGCGGTGGACACGCTCTTCGACATCGTTCGCGACGCGCGTCTCAACCACCGTGTCGCGGTGACTAGCGGCGTCCTCGCGGAAGAGTGCGGCGCGATGCTGCGGGAGTTCTTCCGCGAGCGGAGGAAATAG